A genomic stretch from Streptomyces sp. QL37 includes:
- the kynU gene encoding kynureninase — MSDFKERAEALDTADELAALRELFTLDDTVYLDGNSLGALPRHVPARMQDVIAREWGSLRIRSWDESGWWTAPERIGDRIAPLVGAAAGQIVVGDSTSVNVFKAVVAATRLAPEGRDEILVDATTFPTDGYIAGSAARMTGHRVVPVAPADVRTALGPRTAAVLLNHVDYRTGRLHDLPGLTAAVHEAGALAVWDLCHSAGALPVGLDAHGVDLAVGCTYKYLNGGPGSPAYLYVAERHQAAFDSPLPGWTSHADPFAMTPGYAPADGSVRGRVGTPDILSMLALEASLDVWEGVEVEAVRAKSLALTDFFLECVAAYVPEGRVTPVTPAAHAQRGSQVSLRCENADETEAVMRALIERGVVGDLRRPDVLRFGFTPLYVGFADAERAARILAEVLAV, encoded by the coding sequence ATGTCTGACTTCAAGGAGCGCGCCGAGGCGCTCGACACCGCCGACGAACTGGCCGCCCTGCGCGAGCTGTTCACCCTCGACGACACCGTCTACCTCGACGGCAACTCGCTGGGCGCCCTGCCCCGCCACGTCCCCGCGCGCATGCAGGACGTCATTGCCCGGGAGTGGGGCTCGCTGCGCATCCGCTCCTGGGACGAGAGCGGCTGGTGGACCGCGCCCGAGCGGATCGGCGACCGGATCGCCCCGCTGGTCGGGGCGGCCGCCGGACAGATCGTGGTGGGCGACTCCACCAGCGTGAACGTCTTCAAGGCGGTCGTCGCGGCGACCCGCCTCGCCCCCGAGGGGCGCGACGAGATCCTCGTCGACGCGACGACCTTCCCCACGGACGGGTACATCGCCGGGTCGGCGGCCCGGATGACGGGCCACCGCGTCGTCCCTGTCGCCCCGGCCGACGTGCGGACCGCCCTCGGCCCGCGCACGGCGGCCGTCCTGCTGAACCACGTCGACTACCGCACGGGCCGGCTGCACGACCTGCCCGGCCTCACCGCAGCCGTCCACGAGGCCGGTGCGCTCGCTGTCTGGGACCTGTGCCACAGCGCCGGCGCCCTGCCGGTGGGCCTCGACGCGCACGGCGTGGACCTGGCCGTCGGCTGCACGTACAAGTACCTCAACGGCGGCCCCGGTTCGCCGGCCTACCTGTACGTCGCCGAACGCCATCAGGCGGCCTTCGACTCGCCCCTGCCCGGGTGGACCTCGCACGCCGACCCGTTCGCGATGACTCCCGGATACGCCCCCGCGGACGGTTCCGTACGGGGCCGGGTCGGCACCCCGGACATCCTGTCGATGCTGGCCCTGGAGGCGTCGCTGGACGTCTGGGAAGGCGTCGAGGTCGAGGCCGTGCGGGCCAAGTCCCTGGCGCTGACGGACTTCTTCCTGGAGTGCGTCGCCGCCTACGTCCCCGAGGGCCGGGTCACCCCGGTCACCCCGGCCGCCCATGCGCAGCGCGGCAGCCAGGTCTCCCTGCGGTGCGAGAACGCGGACGAGACGGAAGCGGTGATGCGCGCGCTCATCGAGCGTGGTGTGGTCGGCGATCTGCGCCGCCCGGACGTCCTGCGCTTCGGTTTCACCCCGTTGTACGTCGGTTTCGCCGACGCGGAGCGGGCGGCCCGGATCCTCGCCGAAGTGCTGGCCGTCTGA
- a CDS encoding alpha/beta hydrolase — protein sequence MSDSAARDRDAAETESAFAHPVVAPDGSAAYGSHPDQVIDFFAPRDGRAGAPLVVLLHGGAWRAPYDRQHVSPFADFLARRGFAVANVEYRRGGDIPRQGAAGPVAGRWPETFDDVAAAMDALPALAARELPGADLRKTVVTGHSAGGQLALWAAARHVLPEGSPWRLPAAPPLRGVVALAPIGDFASAVELDVCSGALHQLLGGVDDFEARSAHVDPALLLPTGIATAVVQGVDDITVPQAVTEAFVDAAAKAGEMVGLTLLDGVGHFPLIDPSADACAVVAEEIAQLAW from the coding sequence ATGTCGGATTCTGCCGCGCGTGATCGTGACGCCGCCGAGACCGAGTCGGCGTTCGCCCATCCGGTGGTCGCCCCGGACGGGTCAGCGGCCTACGGGAGCCACCCCGACCAGGTGATCGACTTCTTCGCGCCGCGGGACGGCCGGGCCGGCGCACCGCTCGTCGTCCTGCTGCACGGCGGGGCCTGGCGGGCGCCGTACGACCGTCAGCACGTCTCGCCGTTCGCGGACTTCCTCGCGCGGCGCGGCTTCGCGGTGGCCAACGTGGAGTACCGGCGCGGCGGCGACATCCCGCGGCAGGGTGCGGCGGGCCCGGTCGCCGGGCGCTGGCCCGAGACCTTCGACGACGTGGCCGCAGCGATGGACGCCCTGCCGGCGCTGGCGGCCCGGGAGCTGCCGGGGGCGGACCTCCGTAAGACCGTGGTCACCGGGCACTCGGCCGGCGGGCAGCTAGCCCTGTGGGCGGCCGCCCGGCACGTGCTCCCCGAGGGTTCGCCGTGGCGGCTGCCCGCCGCTCCGCCGCTGCGAGGGGTGGTCGCGCTGGCGCCGATCGGGGACTTCGCGAGCGCGGTGGAGCTCGATGTCTGCTCGGGTGCGCTGCACCAGCTCCTGGGCGGCGTGGACGACTTCGAGGCGCGGAGCGCGCACGTCGATCCGGCCCTGCTGCTGCCGACGGGGATCGCGACCGCCGTCGTCCAGGGCGTGGACGACATCACGGTGCCGCAGGCTGTGACGGAGGCGTTCGTGGACGCCGCGGCGAAGGCCGGGGAGATGGTGGGGCTGACGCTGCTGGACGGGGTGGGGCACTTCCCGCTGATCGACCCGTCGGCGGATGCCTGCGCCGTGGTGGCAGAGGAGATCGCTCAGCTGGCCTGGTAG
- a CDS encoding tryptophan 2,3-dioxygenase family protein, with the protein MSTNHPDPEATGADNPHLDFAGTTPYEDYVQADVLTHLQHLRSDDPGEMVFLVTTQVMELWFTVIVHEWETAAHALREDRIPVARDALKRSLRELEALNASWKPLAGLTPAQFNSYRGSLGEGSGFQSAMYRRMEFLLGDKSASMLVPHRGAPRVHAELEKALHEPGLYDETLALLARRGYAVPQSVLERDLSQKYEPSPAVEAVWAEIYADADQNAELVRLGEVLTDVGELVWRWRNDHLTATRRAMGSKTGTGGSAGVAWLEKRATKSVFPELWTARSHV; encoded by the coding sequence ATGTCGACGAACCACCCCGACCCCGAAGCCACCGGTGCGGACAACCCGCACCTGGACTTCGCGGGAACGACTCCGTACGAGGACTACGTCCAGGCGGATGTCCTGACCCACCTCCAGCATCTGCGCTCGGACGATCCCGGCGAGATGGTCTTCCTGGTCACCACCCAGGTCATGGAGCTGTGGTTCACGGTCATCGTCCATGAGTGGGAGACGGCGGCGCACGCCCTGCGGGAGGACCGCATACCGGTCGCCCGCGACGCCCTGAAGCGTTCGCTGCGGGAGCTGGAGGCGCTGAACGCCTCCTGGAAGCCGCTCGCCGGCCTCACCCCCGCCCAGTTCAACTCCTACCGCGGGTCGCTCGGTGAGGGGTCCGGCTTCCAGTCGGCGATGTACCGCCGGATGGAATTCCTGCTGGGCGACAAGTCCGCCTCCATGCTCGTGCCGCACCGGGGCGCCCCCCGGGTCCACGCCGAGCTGGAGAAGGCGCTCCATGAACCCGGGCTCTACGACGAGACGCTCGCCCTGCTCGCCCGGCGCGGATACGCGGTGCCGCAGTCGGTGCTGGAGCGGGACCTCTCGCAGAAGTACGAGCCGTCCCCCGCGGTCGAGGCCGTCTGGGCGGAGATCTACGCCGACGCGGACCAGAACGCCGAGCTCGTGCGGCTCGGCGAGGTGCTGACCGATGTCGGCGAGCTGGTGTGGCGATGGCGCAACGACCATCTGACCGCCACCCGGCGGGCGATGGGGTCGAAGACCGGCACCGGCGGATCCGCCGGGGTCGCCTGGCTGGAGAAGCGGGCCACCAAGAGCGTGTTCCCCGAGCTGTGGACGGCGCGTAGCCATGTCTGA
- a CDS encoding histidine kinase — MTETKFRSPEHQAAAGAIAGLRQDLFQNVLDYRPLSPLGPDGPVIRRLPGTVRKGAVWFPHAVVGLVALIAGMDGVFTANTYSPFGTVTGITAFVPPAVLMMTLVRPVLAFWVSIASIPLVAGLSSGDWPWGGSAFACHLGVLIVVAARTRPRTAVWMWLITLLVGSVLGNFAGPYSSSTQPMAVVSALALLLVALVQVRREAQREVTVQRTVTAVERDRRTLLEERTTIARELHDVVAHHMSVVAIQAEAAPYRVENPPPELEQAFVTIRENAVAALTELRRVLGVVRAEDYEAPDAPQPTLAELDRLLDNVRETGLETEKTVTGAVRELPQGVELSAYRIVQEALSNTLRHAPGATAKVEIGYVLGGLGVRVVNGPARGLVKPSPGAGHGITGMRERVAMLNGEMTAGASGDGGYEVAVFLPVPARRTGAEDGEGA, encoded by the coding sequence GTGACCGAGACCAAGTTCCGAAGCCCGGAGCACCAGGCGGCAGCCGGGGCGATAGCCGGCCTGCGCCAGGACCTGTTCCAGAACGTACTCGACTACCGCCCGTTGAGCCCGCTGGGCCCGGACGGGCCCGTGATCCGGCGACTGCCGGGGACGGTCCGGAAGGGAGCCGTCTGGTTCCCGCACGCGGTGGTGGGTCTGGTCGCGCTGATCGCGGGGATGGACGGCGTCTTCACCGCGAACACCTACTCCCCGTTCGGCACGGTGACGGGCATCACCGCGTTCGTGCCGCCCGCCGTGCTGATGATGACGCTGGTCCGCCCCGTGCTCGCGTTCTGGGTGTCGATCGCCTCCATCCCCCTGGTGGCCGGCCTGAGCAGCGGGGACTGGCCGTGGGGCGGGAGTGCCTTCGCCTGTCACCTGGGCGTGCTGATCGTCGTGGCGGCGAGGACCCGGCCGCGCACGGCCGTCTGGATGTGGCTGATCACCCTGCTCGTCGGATCCGTCCTGGGGAACTTCGCCGGGCCCTACTCCTCCAGCACCCAGCCCATGGCCGTCGTCTCGGCGCTGGCCCTGCTCCTCGTCGCGTTGGTGCAGGTGCGTCGAGAGGCCCAGCGGGAGGTGACCGTGCAGCGCACCGTCACCGCCGTGGAGCGCGACCGGCGCACGCTCCTGGAGGAGCGCACCACGATCGCCCGTGAGCTGCACGACGTCGTCGCCCACCACATGTCCGTCGTCGCCATCCAGGCCGAGGCCGCCCCGTACCGGGTGGAGAATCCGCCGCCCGAGCTGGAGCAGGCGTTCGTGACCATCCGGGAGAACGCCGTCGCGGCGCTCACCGAGCTGCGCCGCGTCCTCGGTGTCGTACGGGCGGAGGACTACGAGGCGCCGGACGCCCCTCAGCCCACGCTCGCCGAGCTCGACCGGTTGCTGGACAACGTCCGCGAGACGGGCCTGGAGACGGAGAAGACCGTCACCGGCGCGGTGCGGGAGCTTCCGCAGGGCGTCGAGCTGTCGGCGTACCGGATCGTCCAGGAGGCGCTGAGCAACACGCTCCGGCACGCGCCGGGCGCCACCGCCAAGGTGGAGATCGGCTATGTGCTCGGCGGACTCGGGGTGCGTGTCGTCAACGGCCCCGCGCGGGGGCTGGTCAAGCCGTCGCCGGGTGCCGGGCACGGGATCACGGGGATGCGGGAGCGGGTCGCGATGCTGAACGGGGAGATGACCGCGGGGGCGTCCGGGGACGGTGGCTACGAGGTCGCCGTGTTCCTGCCCGTACCGGCGCGGCGCACCGGCGCGGAGGACGGTGAGGGCGCGTGA
- a CDS encoding DUF3151 domain-containing protein, giving the protein MSIHENLLGGPAPTHLPDDPEPRELLASGTAPADVAAKYPTSSLAWAQLADEAYEGGRVVESYAYARTGYHRGLDALRRAGWKGHGPVPFEHEPNRGFLRALHALARAAQAIGEQEEYERCSAFLRDSSQTAADILG; this is encoded by the coding sequence ATGTCCATCCACGAGAACCTTCTCGGGGGCCCTGCCCCGACCCACCTGCCCGACGACCCGGAGCCGCGCGAGCTGCTCGCGAGCGGCACGGCGCCCGCCGATGTCGCGGCGAAGTACCCCACGTCCTCGCTGGCCTGGGCGCAGCTCGCCGACGAGGCGTACGAGGGCGGCCGGGTCGTCGAGTCGTACGCGTACGCGCGCACCGGCTACCACCGGGGGCTCGACGCCCTGCGCCGCGCGGGCTGGAAGGGCCACGGCCCCGTCCCGTTCGAGCACGAGCCGAACCGCGGCTTCCTGCGTGCCCTGCACGCCCTCGCTCGCGCCGCGCAGGCGATCGGTGAGCAGGAGGAGTACGAGCGCTGCTCGGCCTTCCTGCGCGACTCCTCGCAGACCGCCGCCGACATCCTGGGCTGA